A region from the Brassica napus cultivar Da-Ae chromosome C8, Da-Ae, whole genome shotgun sequence genome encodes:
- the LOC111198735 gene encoding chloroplast envelope quinone oxidoreductase homolog, with amino-acid sequence MAEKLMHALQYESYGGGAAALKHVQVPVPSPKANEVLLKLEATSLNPVDWKIQKGMIRPFLPRKFPCIPATDVAGEVLEVGSGVKNFKAGDKVVSVLSHLTGGGLAEYAVASEKLTVKRPQEVGPAEAAALPVAGLTALQALTNPAGLKLDGTGKQANILVTAASGGVGHYAVQLAKLGNAHVTATCGARNIDFVKSLGADEVLDYKTPEGAALKSPSGKKYDSVIHCANGIPFSTFEPNLSENGKVIDITPGPSAMWTFAVKKITMSKKQLVPLLLIPKAENLEFMVNLVKEGKVKTVIDSKHPLSKAEDAWAKSIDGHATGKIIIEP; translated from the exons ATGGCCGAAAAACTCATGCACGCTCTTCAATACGAGTCTTACGGCGGTGGCGCCGCCGCTTTGAAG CATGTTCAAGTTCCGGTTCCATCGCCTAAGGCCAACGAGGTTTTGCTGAAATTAGAAGCTACTAGTCTAAACCCTGTTGATTGGAAAATTCAAAAAGGAATGATTAGGCCTTTTCTGCCTCGCAAGTTCCCCTGCATTCCTG CTACGGATGTTGCTGGTGAGGTCTTAGAGGTTGGATCAGGAGTCAAGAACTTCAAGGCTGGTGACAAAGTTGTATCAGTTCTCAGCCATCTT ACCGGAGGAGGACTTGCTGAATATGCTGTTGCAAGCGAGAAACTGACAGTCAAAAGGCCTCAAGAGGTAGGACCAGCTGAAGCAGCCGCTTTACCTGTGGCCGGCCTAACCGCTCTCCAGGCTCTAACTAATCCGGCAGGATTGAAGCTGGATGGTACAGGCAAGCAGGCGAACATCCTGGTCACGGCAGCATCTGGTGGTGTCGGCCACTATGCAGTCCAGCTAGCAAAGCTAGGGAACGCTCATGTAACCGCCACATGTGGGGCTCGGAACATAGACTTCGTTAAATCATTAGGAGCGGACGAGGTTCTTGACTACAAGACTCCAGAGGGAGCTGCTCTCAAGAGTCCCTCTGGTAAGAAATATGACTCTGTGATTCACTGTGCAAATGGGATACCGTTTTCGACATTCGAACCGAATTTGTCTGAAAATGGAAAGGTTATAGACATCACGCCGGGGCCTAGCGCAATGTGGACTTTCGCGGTTAAGAAAATAACCATGTCTAAGAAGCAATTGGTTCCGCTTTTGTTGATCCCGAAAGCTGAGAATTTGGAATTTATGGTCAACTTAGTGAAAGAAGGGAAAGTCAAGACTGTGATTGACTCGAAGCATCCTCTGAGCAAAGCAGAGGATGCTTGGGCTAAAAGTATCGACGGTCATGCTACTGGGAAGATCATTATCGAGCCATGA